Proteins encoded by one window of Passer domesticus isolate bPasDom1 chromosome 10, bPasDom1.hap1, whole genome shotgun sequence:
- the LOC135309364 gene encoding interferon lambda-3-like, with the protein MKAPGRNKKLEMEQQGSHSEQGKGTPWDIQQLSSSTLLTPSCSIAGCPAFLAKMLRLSLATLLVLVLGVSPGAAFPHDAPGNGCRPSKYQHIPPKQQQALSNMRHEVMKDHKCNTKLFHRKWNAVNLPMSDRVLLVAAELNLTIAMLELPASPSFAEARRQPLEFFRNAREDVLGCVDPGLQPSGKLRRWLHRLQEALRTESTACLRATTIPFVMQVQDNLRCWALQDKCRAAGPARR; encoded by the exons ATGAAAGCACCAGGCAGGAATAAAAAGCTGGAGATGGAGCAGCAAGGCAGCCACAGCGAGCAAGGCAAAGGAACTCCTTGGGacatccagcagctcagcagctccac CCTCCTCACCCCGTCGTGCTCCATCGCCGGCTGTCCAGCTTTCCTTGCCAAAATGCTGCGCCTCAGCCTCGCCACGCTGCtcgtgctggtgctgggggTCAGCCCGGGGGCTGCCTTTCCCCATGACGCCCCGGGGAATGGCTGCAGGCCCTCCAAGTACCAGCACATTCCacccaagcagcagcaggctctgagcaacatgaGACACGAGGTT ATGAAGGACCACAAATGCAACACCAAGCTCTTCCACCGGAAATGGAACGCGGTAAACCTGCCG ATGTCCGACCGCGTGCTGCTGGTGGCGGCCGAGCTGAACCTCACCATCGCCATGCTGGAGCTGCCCGCTTCCCCCAGCTTCGCCGAGGCGCGCCGGCAGCCGCTGGAGTTCTTCAGGAACGCCCGGGAGGACGTGCTGGGCTGC GTGGATCCCGGGCTCCAGCCCTCGGGCAAGCTGCGGCGCTggctgcacaggctgcaggaggcCCTGCGCACA GAGAGCACGGCGTGCCTCAGGGCCACCACCATCCCGTTCGTCATGCAGGTGCAGGACAACCTGCGCTGCTGGGCGCTCCAGGACAAGTGCCGAGCTGCCGGACCCGCCCGCAGATGA